The following coding sequences are from one Pocillopora verrucosa isolate sample1 chromosome 5, ASM3666991v2, whole genome shotgun sequence window:
- the LOC131770477 gene encoding PHD finger protein 3: MKTKVSADTSVEGVPSKTTTATTISNTAQSSVWSICDISTDPHVELRDITPSISPVFTDDQVHELTQNPAEVDVLSEHFLPHDTFKRIDEVLSSSGETNLLYTDPELSDSLKQNHDVLLTGELGFHGTMFPSFDSIVEADRILNKRDESSPVNSAEENVSQAGGSDNVNWSKDRAELNKTTGNPGDEKQEDDNKGVRRSPRKRVQVKKDSDAQKTSNLAGKTISRGKDISKLKYAKQPEGEEKKEVRRSGRAQKKVEKDDSDADKKGKDKVVNNKKRNAKEDAKAQKASSQPEDSSKNVRRSPRNQSKAFVEATQKTNKKAPRKRQETNPEDSDGNKEESNDKESKSDETRSNTKRRNRKTEISEEAKSGPEEKTVIRKSGRVTRNRGKQTKEEEEKATEGKVKTKVKKTKEESHNELKTGEAKVKDSNETEITNNESDIKEDDQDISKRTAGSSEVKDDKSISFAKKERGGDIEEKAVRKKTAEVKVEPSENKENENKRSSRRQERKTVDNSEKNAEKGEQLETSMENNSTHNIQKTDKRENVLSEGDTKSDKEDKSVEKSVKKEVTAHDLTDEEAVEDSKQDPGKKDLKESKEDKESDAEMDSDNNEEVNDDSDYDPEYDPDRLWCICRKPHGNRFMICCDRCEEWFHGMCVGITMAQGRQMEKNSQDYVCPKCKAKIEEGCSKEAKATSGRPEEESREVTNTENTGECRPRRERSLKMKIPGKPETRKRRHIRVEMNEDDSSKRSRDSKGETRDERRKNIPEHKGFKIPKKVRTTPTPASYMHHPTQSHCVATDCSKLADYQSVYCSSECMQRHAEESLKIIMEEKKKRMGCKSSVPTSKNVTSPTSSLLGPVPWNSETAQVSSQTESAQLKEGIAVIERSTGRVIAGVAAPCQEELVDWLHDHPTFEVLRPSVGKDEKKKDKKEDSEKTVRENIKKSLREILTTRSKEQEDFNVTEEDIDKCSLDVEREMFSFFGDTGQRYKNKYRSLMFNLKDPRNKVLFRHVLSGEITVDRLVRMTPEQLASPELATWREQETKHTLEMIRMSQEEINATKAHTKKTHKGEVEIDDDDLSTLENSVKATTELKEEKGLPDSNTGSSTLLLDTTDEHRIHLFDLNCRICTGKMAPPGEPPRRETPAPLVSTTSIVQAVAESSIPSPTPMDIVTSASSPDSAVQPPESPSMLAKTAKKVPAVWKGFVMMQSIAKFGTSAYRVSGPCDDLLQLLPDTLHVQGRIAHEQVWDYLQQLKSSTSREVCVIRYEASSDDEKLSYVSLYSYFYSRKRCGVVSNCYTGVKDMYLVPLASHQRIPPELLPFDGPGLNDPRPHMLLGVIVRSKVMFKRPRALSQRSLSPPPKRRTSSASVENSSSDGGAVESPARKRDVLSELHDSPPADIEDIVFQYNTTQAKISSKETKDLSAKASPVSETSTPSVASSSGAASSPVSTSNSSVPSLEAQKQQLLDLQERARQYILAQTQRKEVAAVDHSTSANSEDKPKIQFPVANNPENEKNETVDDDAPYDPEEDLVLDLNSTELNQAKPAVSVPSEEPTKPSSLQMLVSTLQRIQGAASKSLSPHLTALTSILPLGATTGSKGEGNQGNETTAVATAGTVNPSLISAGPRSPSAASGSSILQPIVPLNSENMRNPSAPAGYRPQLSGLIDQTTTPAGANGPQASDMADRQPMSTGGGLQQPSSMSDRQSSIIADQRSAAVISNGRIPERDGSTTDGSHSTFSSSHGHQFPEPSVLNFQPASSAQRHQPPAQGHGSHITEPPHINRHVNDVTQQYSGLRPEERARLAARESRLESRENRRLSSEHRGESQEQRRLSERERDSWYNNPRYSRDSRSSGSFDSRNPRDSRNDWRNQHRSGRHWHEDEHRRDRHAQPIDERPRYQERRDERRFRENWGRERWRR; encoded by the exons TGACATATCAACTGACCCACACGTCGAGCTACGAGACATAACACCGTCAATTAGTCCAGTGTTTACCGACGATCAAGTGCACGAACTGACTCAAAATCCTGCCGAAGTGGATGTGTTGAGCGAGCATTTTCTCCCGCATGATACTTTCAAACGAATCGACGAAGTTCTGAGCTCGAGCGGTGAAACGAACCTTCTGTACACTGATCCAGAGCTTAGTGACTCATTGAAACAAAACCACGATGTTCTTTTAACAGGCGAACTTGGTTTCCATGGAACCATGTTCCCATCGTTTGATTCAATAGTCGAAGCGGATAGGATACTGAACAAACGAGACGAGTCATCTCCAGTAAACAGTGCTGAAGAAAATGTTTCACAGGCTGGTGGTTctgataatgttaattggtcTAAGGACCGTGCAGAATTAAATAAAACCACAGGGAATCCAGGAGATGAGAAGCAGGAGGATGACAATAAAGGTGTGAGGCGTTCTCCTCGAAAGCGTGTTCAGGTTAAAAAGGATTCAGATGCACAAAAAACAAGCAACCTAGCTGGAAAAACCATCTCAAGAGGCAAAGATATATCAAAGCTAAAATATGCAAAACAGCCTgaaggagaagaaaagaaagaagtacGCAGAAGTGGCAGGGCGCagaaaaaagtggaaaaggATGACAGTGATGCtgacaaaaaagggaaagataaagttgtaaataacaaaaagagaaatgCAAAGGAAGATGCAAAGGCACAAAAAGCATCTTCACAGCCAGAAGACTCTTCTAAAAATGTGCGAAG GTCACCCAGGAATCAAAGCAAGGCTTTTGTGGAGGCAAcgcagaaaacaaacaaaaaagctcCAAGAAAACGTCAGGAAACAAACCCTGAAGATTCAGATGGTAATAAAGAAGAGAGCAATGATAAAGAAAGCAAATCTGATGAAACTAGATCAAACACAAAGAGAAGAAATAGGAAAACAGAAATTTCTGAGGAGGCAAAGAGTGGACCAGAGGAAAAAACAGTAATAAGAAAAAGTGGAAGGGTGACTAGAAATAGAGGAAAACAGactaaagaagaagaagagaaggcgACAGAAGGAAAGGTCAAAACAAAGgtgaaaaaaactaaagaagaatCTCACAATGAACTGAAAACTGGAGAAGCAAAAGTCAAAGACAGTAATGAAACAGAGATTACAAATAATGAGTCAGATATAAAAGAAGATGATCAAGACATTTCTAAGAGGACTGCTGGTAGTTCTGAGGTGAAAGATGATAAAAGTATATCATTTGCCAAGAAGGAAAGAGGAGGTGACATAGAAGAAAAAGCTGTCAGAAAGAAGACAGCAGAAGTGAAAGTTGAACCAtctgaaaacaaggaaaatgaaaataagagaaGTAGCAgaagacaagaaagaaagactgTGGATAACTCAgagaaaaatgctgaaaaaGGTGAACAATTGGAAACATCTATGGAAAATAATTCCACACACAACATacaaaaaactgataaaagagaaaatgtGCTAAGTGAAGGAGATACAAAGTCTGATAAAGAGGACAAAAGTGTTGAGAAATCTGTTAAAAAAGAGGTCACAGCTCATGATTTAACAGACGAGGAAGCTGTCGAGGATTCTAAACAGGATCCTGGGAAGAAAGActtaaaagaaagcaaagaagatAAAGAGTCAGATGCTGAGATGGACTCAGATAACAATGAGGAGGTTAACGATGACTCAGATTATGATCCAGAGTATGATCCAGATCGTTTGTGGTGTATCTGTAGAAAACCACATGGTAACAG GTTCATGATTTGTTGTGACCGCTGTGAAGAGTGGTTTCATGGGATGTGTGTTGGCATAACAATGGCTCAGGGAAGACAAATGGAGAAGAACAGCCAAGACTATGTCTGCCCTAAATGCAAAG CAAAAATAGAAGAAGGGTGCAGCAAGGAAGCCAAAGCAACATCAGGAAGACCTGAGGAAGAGAGCAGAGAGGTCACTAATACAGAAAACACAGGAGAATGTCGTCCTCGCAGAGAGCGCTCGCTTAAGATGAAAATCCCTGGCAAACCAGAGACAAGAAAGCGGCGACATATCAGGGTTGAAATGAATGAG GATGACAGTAGCAAAAGATCTAGAGATTCTAAAGGAGAAACAAGagatgaaagaaggaaaaacattcCAGAACACAAAGGCTTCAAAATACCCAAGAAG GTGAGGACAACACCAACTCCAGCATCATACATGCATCATCCCACCCAGTCGCACTGTGTGGCCACTGATTGTTCTAAACTTGCTGATTATCAATCTGTTTACTGCAGTTCAGAGTGTATGCAAAG GCATGCTGAGGaatctttgaaaataatcatggaagagaagaaaaaacgaATGGGGTGCAAATCCTCTGTGCCCACATCCAAGAATGTCACGTCGCCAACA TCAAGTCTGCTAGGGCCAGTCCCTTGGAATTCTGAAACAGCCCAAGTCTCCTCACAGACAGAATCTGCACAACTCAAAGAGGGAATAGCAGTCATTGAGAGGTCCACTGGGCGGGTGATTGCAGGTGTGGCAGCACCCTGTCAGGAGGAGTTAGTTGATTGGCTGCATGATCATCCTACATTTGAGGTGCTGCGGCCATCAG TTGGGAAagatgagaaaaagaaagacaaaaaagaagatAGCGAGAAAACTGTgagagaaaatattaaaaaatcaCTGAGGGAAATCTTAACAACAAG ATCCAAGGAACAAGAGGATTTTAACGTAACTGAAGAAGACATTGACAAGTGTTCACTGGATGTCGAAagggaaatgttttctttctttggagATACAGGGCAACGCTATAAGAACAAGTACCGCAGCTTGATGTTTAACCTCAAGGACCCCAGGAACAAG gTTCTGTTTCGACATGTTCTGTCAGGGGAGATAACTGTAGATCGTCTCGTGCGGATGACACCTGAACAGCTGGCATCACCAGAGCTGGCTACCTGGCGGGAACAGGAAACAAAACAT ACCCTGGAAATGATTAGAATGAGCCAAGAGGAGATAAATGCAACCAAAGCACATACCAAGAAAACACACAag GGAGAGGTTGAAATAGACGATGATGACTTGAGTACGCTTGAG aattcAGTCAAAGCAACTACAGAGCTTAAAGAAGAGAAAGGTCTTCCTGATAGCAACACAGGATCCAGCACCTTGCTTCTCGACACCACAGATGAACATCGGATTCACCTCTTTGATCTCAACTGCCGCATCTGCACTGGAAAAATGGCACCCCCAGGGGAACCTCCGAGGAGAGAAACACCTGCGCCTCTTGTATCAACCACGTCAAT aGTTCAAGCTGTTGCTGAGAGTTCAATTCCTTCTCCTACACCCATGGACATTGTCACTTCCGCCAG CTCACCAGACTCGGCCGTGCAGCCTCCCGAGTCACCCTCTATGCTGGCCAAGACAGCTAAGAAAGTCCCAGCCGTGTGGAAAGGGTTTGTGATGATGCAGAGTATAGCTAAGTTCGGTACGAGTGCTTATCGTGTGTCCGGACCATGTGACGATCTGCTGCAGTTGTTGCCCGATACACTGCATGTTCAGGGTCGCATTGCGCATGAGCAGGTTTGGGACTATCTACAACAACTGAAGAGCTCTACATCAAGG GAGGTGTGTGTGATCAGGTACGAGGCTTCCTCTGATGACGAGAAGTTGAGCTACGTGTCGCTGTATTCGTACTTTTACAGTAGAAAGCGATGTGGAGTAGTCAGTAACTGTTACACGGGAGTCAAAGATATGTATCTGGTACCTCTAGCCTCACATCAACGCATACCGCCGGAACTACTACCGTTTGATGGACCTG GGTTGAATGATCCCCGTCCTCACATGCTCCTTGGAGTTATTGTCCGATCTAAGGTGATGTTCAAGCGCCCGCGTGCACTTAGTCAGCGCTCACTGTCCCCTCCTCCAAAGCGCCGAACCAGTTCAGCGAGTGTGGAGAACAGCAGCAGTGATGGAGGTGCTGTGGAAAGTCCGGCCAGGAAACGAGACGTGCTTAGTGAACTTCATGACTCGCCTCCAGCGGACATTGAAGACATTGTGTTCCAGTACAACACCACTCAAGCTAAGATCAGCAGTAAGGAAACCAAGGATTTGTCCGCCAAAGCTTCTCCTGTTTCTGAGACATCTACACCTTCAGTTGCTTCCTCCTCTGGAGCGGCGAGCTCTCCTGTTTCTACGAGTAATTCATCTGTTCCTTCCCTTGAGGCACAGAAACAGCAGTTACTGGATCTACAAGAGCGCGCACGGCAGTATATCTTGGCACAGACACAGCGAAAAGAAGTTGCAGCTGTTGACCATTCAACTTCGGCTAATAGCGAGGATAAACCGAAGATTCAATTTCCTGTTGCAAATAATCCAGAAAATGAGAAGAATGAAACAGTAGACGACGATGCACCGTATGATCCCGAAGAAGATTTAGTTCTTGACCTTAATTCCACTGAGCTCAACCAAGCCAAACCTGCAGTATCTGTACCATCAGAGGAGCCAACCAAACCCTCCAGTCTGCAAATGTTGGTCTCCACTCTTCAGAGAATTCAAGGTGCTGCCAGTAAAAGTTTAAGTCCCCACTTGACAGCACTAACTTCAATCCTACCCTTAGGGGCTACCACCGGATCAAAAGGAGAAGGCAATCAAGGAAACGAGACCACTGCCGTAGCCACAGCAGGTACCGTTAACCCGTCGCTCATCTCAGCTGGGCCGAGAAGTCCGTCCGCTGCATCAGGTAGCAGCATACTGCAGCCCATTGTGCCTCTCAACAGTGAAAATATGAGAAATCCTTCGGCCCCAGCGGGGTACAGGCCACAGCTTTCTGGGCTAATTGACCAAACAACCACGCCTGCTGGAGCAAATGGGCCACAAGCTTCAGATATGGCTGACCGTCAACCAATGTCTACCGGTGGAGGATTACAGCAGCCCTCAAGTATGAGCGATCGACAATCCTCAATTATAGCCGATCAACGTTCAGCGGCTGTCATATCAAATGGGCGTATTCCAGAGCGTGATGGCTCTACCACAGACGGTTCACATTCTACTTTTTCCAGTTCTCATGGCCATCAGTTTCCTGAACCCTCTGTCCTGAATTTCCAGCCTGCATCGTCTGCTCAGAGACATCAGCCGCCTGCTCAGGGCCATGGTTCACACATAACTGAACCTCCACACATTAATCGTCACGTGAACGACGTCACGCAGCAGTACAGCGGTCTTCGACCAGAAGAGCGTGCGCGGCTGGCGGCGCGCGAATCCCGCTTAGAATCGCGGGAGAATAGGCGATTATCAAGCGAACACAGAGGTGAATCTCAGGAACAAAGACGATTGAGCGAAAGAGAGAGGGATAGTTGGTACAATAACCCGCGCTACTCACGGGATTCCAGGTCTTCCGGTTCATTTGATTCGCGTAACCCTCGGGATTCGCGAAACGACTGGCGGAATCAGCACAGGTCCGGACGGCATTGGCACGAGGATGAACATCGGCGAGACAGACACGCCCAACCGATAGACGAACGACCGAGATACCAAGAACGTAGAGACGAAAGACGGTTCCGGGAGAATTGGGGTCGGGAGAGATGGAGGCGGTGA